In the Kineosporiaceae bacterium genome, one interval contains:
- a CDS encoding triose-phosphate isomerase, giving the protein MATTRVPLMAGNWKMNLDHQQATHLVQKLAWTLSDGKHDYEQVEVAVIPPFTDIRSVQTLVDGDKLGLKYGAQDISAHDSGAYTGEISGAFLAKLGCTYAVIGHSERREYHGEDEAVVNAKVKAAYKHGLTPIMCVGEVLEIRKEGRHIEHTLAQVVGGLEGLPADQAASIVIAYEPVWAIGTGEVATPADAQEVCGAIRTKLAELYSAELAAGVRVLYGGSVKASNVASIMSEPDVDGALVGGASLDAAEFASIARYRSHVTA; this is encoded by the coding sequence GTGGCGACCACGCGCGTCCCGCTGATGGCGGGCAACTGGAAGATGAACCTGGACCACCAGCAGGCCACCCACCTGGTGCAGAAGCTGGCCTGGACGCTCTCCGACGGCAAGCACGACTACGAGCAGGTCGAGGTGGCGGTCATCCCGCCGTTCACCGACATCCGCTCGGTGCAGACCCTGGTCGACGGCGACAAGCTCGGCCTGAAGTACGGCGCACAGGACATCTCCGCACACGACTCCGGCGCCTACACCGGTGAGATCAGCGGGGCGTTCCTGGCCAAGCTCGGCTGCACCTACGCCGTGATCGGTCACAGCGAGCGCCGCGAATACCACGGTGAGGACGAGGCCGTGGTGAACGCCAAGGTGAAGGCGGCCTACAAGCACGGGCTCACCCCGATCATGTGTGTGGGCGAGGTGTTGGAGATCCGCAAGGAGGGCCGGCACATCGAGCACACGCTGGCGCAGGTCGTCGGTGGTCTCGAGGGTCTGCCCGCCGACCAGGCGGCCAGCATCGTCATCGCCTACGAGCCGGTGTGGGCCATCGGTACCGGCGAGGTGGCCACCCCGGCCGACGCCCAGGAGGTCTGCGGCGCCATTCGCACCAAGCTGGCCGAGCTCTACTCGGCCGAGCTGGCGGCCGGCGTCCGGGTGCTCTACGGCGGGTCGGTGAAGGCGAGCAACGTCGCCTCGATCATGTCCGAGCCGGACGTCGACGGCGCCCTGGTCGGTGGCGCGAGCCTGGACGCCGCGGAGTTCGCCTCGATCGCCCGGTACCGCAGCCACGTCACGGCGTGA
- the secG gene encoding preprotein translocase subunit SecG yields the protein MTAARITLQVLLLLTSLVLTLLILLHKGRGGGLSDMFGGGSASSLGSSGVAERNLNRFTIAIALVWTVVIILLGVMDRFAA from the coding sequence ATGACGGCGGCTCGAATCACGCTGCAGGTCCTCCTGCTGCTGACCAGTCTGGTGCTGACCTTGTTGATCCTGCTGCACAAGGGTCGTGGCGGCGGTCTGTCCGACATGTTCGGGGGCGGCTCGGCGTCGTCGCTGGGCTCCAGCGGCGTGGCCGAGCGGAACCTCAACCGGTTCACCATCGCCATCGCCCTGGTGTGGACGGTGGTCATCATCCTGCTCGGCGTGATGGATCGATTCGCCGCGTAA
- a CDS encoding RNA polymerase-binding protein RbpA yields the protein MASGNAIRGSRVGAGPMGEAERGETAPRFRVSYWCANGHETQPSFSEEAGVSPPETWDCPRCGFPAGQDQNNPPSAPKNEPYKTHLAYVKERRSDADGEAILAEALESLRSRKIIR from the coding sequence GTGGCCAGTGGCAACGCCATCCGGGGGAGTCGTGTCGGTGCCGGGCCCATGGGCGAGGCCGAGCGGGGGGAGACGGCCCCCAGGTTCCGGGTGTCGTACTGGTGCGCCAACGGCCACGAGACCCAGCCCAGCTTCTCGGAGGAGGCCGGTGTCTCGCCGCCGGAGACCTGGGACTGCCCGCGCTGCGGCTTCCCGGCCGGTCAGGACCAGAACAATCCGCCCTCGGCACCCAAGAACGAGCCCTACAAGACCCACCTGGCGTATGTGAAGGAGCGGCGGAGCGACGCCGACGGCGAGGCCATCCTGGCCGAAGCCCTGGAGTCGCTGCGCAGCCGCAAGATCATTCGCTGA
- the pgl gene encoding 6-phosphogluconolactonase, producing MTAPTVVVHRDSDVLAHAVVARLVTRLVDVQAARGHAHLVLTGGGTGIWCLACLRNSPACDAIDWSALDVWWGDERFLPTGHPDRNATQAREALLDHVPIPAERIHEMPASDHAVDVDDAAAQYAQTLKQYARPEDHAEVPSFDVLLLGMGPDGHVASLFPEHPALYAGVDDGLTVIGVRGSPKPPPERVSLTMPAIRAAREVWLVVAGADKASAAAAALTGAGELALPAAGARGRARTLWLMDRAAAPRI from the coding sequence GTGACGGCGCCGACTGTTGTCGTCCATCGGGACAGCGACGTCCTGGCTCACGCCGTGGTGGCGCGGCTGGTGACCCGGCTGGTCGACGTCCAAGCGGCGCGGGGGCACGCGCACCTCGTGCTCACCGGGGGCGGGACCGGCATCTGGTGTCTGGCCTGTCTGCGCAACAGTCCGGCCTGTGACGCGATCGACTGGTCGGCACTCGACGTCTGGTGGGGCGACGAGCGCTTCCTGCCCACCGGGCACCCCGATCGCAACGCCACCCAGGCGCGAGAGGCCTTGCTGGACCACGTGCCGATCCCGGCCGAGCGGATCCACGAGATGCCGGCCTCCGACCACGCGGTGGACGTCGACGATGCGGCTGCCCAGTACGCCCAGACCCTGAAGCAGTACGCCCGCCCGGAGGATCACGCCGAGGTTCCCTCGTTCGATGTCCTGCTGCTCGGCATGGGGCCGGACGGTCACGTGGCCTCGCTGTTCCCCGAGCACCCGGCCCTGTACGCCGGCGTGGACGACGGACTCACCGTGATCGGGGTTCGGGGCAGTCCCAAGCCGCCCCCCGAGCGGGTCTCGCTGACCATGCCGGCGATCCGGGCCGCGCGAGAGGTCTGGCTGGTCGTCGCGGGAGCGGACAAGGCCTCGGCGGCCGCCGCGGCGTTGACCGGGGCCGGTGAGTTGGCCCTTCCCGCAGCCGGTGCCCGAGGCCGGGCCCGCACCCTGTGGCTGATGGATCGCGCCGCCGCACCCCGGATCTGA
- the opcA gene encoding glucose-6-phosphate dehydrogenase assembly protein OpcA — MIIDLPDTTTAALNRKLVELRDSGGAVALGRVLTLVIVTDDGETESAIGAANDASREHPCRVITVVRGTRRGVNRLDAQIRVGGDAGASEVIVLRLYGPLAEHGHSVVVPLLLPDAPTVAWWPGIPPETPSTDPIGAMAQRRITDAAMAAKPARALAQRSATHRPGDTDLAWSRITLWRGLLAAALDQPPYEPVRSATVTSGVDSPSGDLLAAWLAFYLKCPVKRIRTQAGSGLTGVHLDRASGPIDLVRPDGHVAHLTQPGQPERRIALAPRADRDCLAEELRRLDPDDVYGEVITKGMALLAAKPTTKPTTKPTTKPAAGSAAKPAATKKPAAEATA; from the coding sequence ATGATCATCGACCTGCCCGACACGACCACGGCGGCGCTGAACCGCAAACTGGTCGAGCTGCGTGACAGCGGCGGCGCGGTCGCCCTCGGGCGGGTGCTCACGCTGGTCATCGTGACCGACGACGGCGAGACCGAGTCGGCCATCGGCGCGGCCAACGACGCCAGCCGGGAGCATCCCTGCAGGGTGATCACCGTCGTGCGCGGCACCCGACGCGGGGTGAACCGGCTGGACGCTCAGATCCGGGTCGGCGGGGACGCCGGGGCCAGTGAGGTGATCGTGCTGCGGCTCTACGGGCCGCTGGCCGAGCACGGTCACAGCGTGGTGGTGCCGTTGCTGCTGCCCGACGCTCCGACCGTGGCCTGGTGGCCCGGGATCCCGCCCGAGACACCCTCGACCGATCCGATCGGTGCCATGGCCCAGCGCCGGATCACCGACGCCGCGATGGCCGCCAAGCCGGCCAGGGCTCTGGCCCAGCGATCCGCCACCCATCGCCCGGGCGACACCGACCTGGCCTGGAGCCGGATCACGTTGTGGCGCGGCCTGCTCGCGGCCGCCCTGGATCAGCCGCCCTACGAGCCGGTGCGTTCGGCCACCGTGACCTCGGGGGTCGACAGCCCCAGTGGCGACCTGCTCGCGGCCTGGTTGGCGTTCTACCTGAAGTGCCCGGTCAAGCGGATCCGCACCCAGGCCGGCTCGGGGTTGACCGGGGTACACCTGGACCGCGCCTCCGGCCCGATCGATCTGGTGCGCCCCGACGGCCACGTGGCGCACCTGACTCAGCCGGGCCAGCCCGAACGACGCATCGCCCTGGCTCCCCGCGCCGATCGCGACTGCCTGGCCGAGGAGTTGCGCCGGCTCGACCCGGACGACGTCTACGGCGAGGTGATCACCAAGGGTATGGCCCTGCTGGCGGCCAAACCCACCACCAAACCCACCACCAAGCCCACGACCAAACCGGCAGCCGGATCGGCAGCCAAACCGGCGGCCACCAAGAAGCCGGCAGCGGAGGCCACGGCGTGA